CCCGGCAAGCTGCGGGGGGATCTCCAAGCAGGTCTGGAGCACGACCCGCGCCCCGGCGGGCAGGGCCTGGGGCTGGAGGGGCGGGCACTGCTCGAGCGCAACCTCACGGGCTTCGGTCAGCTCGATCACGTAGGTGAGGTGGGCTCGAGCCGTGTCAGGGTTGGCCAGCGTCAGCGTGGCGAACACGGTGAGGATGGAGAGGAACACAGGTCCGCGCATACCGGATCTACTTTGCCACGCCGGTGAGGTGTCTTCAAGGGAAAACCCGATGATTTAGGACAATATGCGACACTTGTTCTCTTTATGCATCCTGTTTGCGTGAGCCTGCCCCTAACCCGCGCCGTAGCCTTGGCTATCTTGAAGAAAAACCCTGGTGAAGGAGGTGGCGCATGCGGCTGACGCTCAGCATGCTCAAGGCCGATATCGGCGCGGTTGGGGGGCATACCGCGCCCAGCCCGGAGGTACTGGCGCGTGTGCGGGAGGTAATCACGGAAGGGCAGAGGGCGGTCTTCCTGGACAGCCTGGTCTTCCACTGCGGGGACGATATCGTGGTTGCTCTGACCCACACCCGTGACCCGGGGGACCCCGAGGTGCACGCGCTCGCCTGGGAGGCCTTTCAGGAGGGCACCCGGGTGGCCCAGGCCCAGGGGCTGTACGGGGCGGGGCAGGACCTTTTGAAGGACGCGTTCAGCGGAAACCTGGTGGGGCTCGGCCCGCAGGTGGCGGAACTGCAGTTCGAGGAGCGCCCCAACGAGCCCGTCGTGCTGCTCGCCGCGGACAAGACCGAGCCCGGCGCGTACAACCTCCCCCTGTACCTGGCTTTCGCCGACCCCATGCACTCCCCGGGGCTTTTGCTCTCCCCAGGCCTGCAAGCCGGATTTCGCTTCCGCGTCATGGACGTGGAAGCAACCGAAGCGGAGCACGTGATCGACCTCGCGGCTCCCGAGCGGCTCTACGACCTCGCCATCCTCCTGCGGGACCCGCACCGGTTCGTGATCGAGTCCATCTGGTCCCGCAAGTACCCCGACGAGCAGGCCGTTGCGGTGAGCACCACCCGGCTACGCAACATCGCCGGGCGGTACGTGGGCAAGGACGACCCGGTCGCGATCGTGCGCGTGCAGAAGATCTTCCCCGCCACCGAGGAGCTGGGGCCGTGCTTCGCCCTCGCTCCGTTCGTTGCGGGCGACACGCGGGGCAGCCATCACCTGCCCCTCATGCCGGTCCCCGCGAACACCCCGGCCTCGAGCTACTTCTGCATGCCCATGGTGATGGGGCTTGCCGTCTCCATCAAGAACGGCCGCTTCACGCGCCCCGTTGATATGTTCAGCGACCCCGTGTGGGAGCACGT
This region of Marinithermus hydrothermalis DSM 14884 genomic DNA includes:
- a CDS encoding fructose-1,6-bisphosphatase; translation: MRLTLSMLKADIGAVGGHTAPSPEVLARVREVITEGQRAVFLDSLVFHCGDDIVVALTHTRDPGDPEVHALAWEAFQEGTRVAQAQGLYGAGQDLLKDAFSGNLVGLGPQVAELQFEERPNEPVVLLAADKTEPGAYNLPLYLAFADPMHSPGLLLSPGLQAGFRFRVMDVEATEAEHVIDLAAPERLYDLAILLRDPHRFVIESIWSRKYPDEQAVAVSTTRLRNIAGRYVGKDDPVAIVRVQKIFPATEELGPCFALAPFVAGDTRGSHHLPLMPVPANTPASSYFCMPMVMGLAVSIKNGRFTRPVDMFSDPVWEHVRRHVVEKAMEMRRQGFVEPAMLPYGELEYTGIRDRLERLLEEFTVRS